TCACAATATAAATTCagtttttatcttaatttttttgtgttaatttgatggcctcttactgtgaccatatataattttcatacgATGTTTGATCAATATCAATACTTAACTTTTTGTGTAATCAAGGTGAGTAACAAACAAACCTACAAACAAAAAGAGGCATAAACAGAACTATAAACTTCAAAGAAACATTACTTCTTGCAACTGTTTTCTTTAGACAATAAAATATCTCAaagttttacataataaattgtgaattttgataaaactatatccacaaaatgcaaaataatcaaCTATTCAAATGATGTAAGTTAcagcaaaaataatgatataattagaaagataattatgtaaaataattttactcttGCAAATCAGTTTTGATCAAATATCACAAAGAAAAGTGAAcgaaattattgattttgttccataataataatatacaaggtGTGTCAGCAAGTCGCTGAAAGATTTTTTAAAGCCAATTTTCcgtaaaaagaagtaaattatCGAGGTTTTGTAGAAGTAAGGTTTTAAAGTTTTagatttcaattttcaaaatgatatttgttcTGATCAAATCCGACAACAATAAGAGTTTCAAATGGAAGCAAAAGGACAACGAGTATCAGGCATGCTCCTTGACGCAATAACAATCCACTCCATTTGTGAGATTATCCCTGGCGGAAATTCGCTTGTTTGTGAGGTGGATAAGAAGATCAAGTATGGGATAAGTCTGGTGAAGTAGTCAGGTAAAAAATTAAGGTCTGAGGAGTTTTTGGAGCAATTGGAGGACACCATCGAGGACAATACAAGGCCGTTGGTAAAACTTTCAGGGGACTTGAGCCTCTCGGAGGACACATTATACACAGAGCAGTGTGAACCATGGTATGCCTTTATATGTCAGAAAGAAACATCAACTACTTTCTAAATCGCCCAAAATCCAGGATATGTGCCTATCTAATCTGCCTAATTTCTGGCCataaaaatgcttacgattatACATCCCTAGCTATTGAGGAAGTCCTTGTTTTACTtggagtagagttgaggattgaAAACAGAGTCGTTCTCACTTGATACTGAgtaagatttgtatttatttacttcatcttATATAAGCTGATCTCCTCTAAAGTATTTGCAAATTGTTAGTGTTCCAAatcaattttcagtttctttcttttttcataaaaaaaaaaaattacaattcttGTTATAAGTGAAGTGTCCCTTTTGGAcgcagagtagaattgggaatcgaaAATGAAGTACATAATTCCTCCCTCACAAATtgcatattatattcatatccTTCTCCTCATAGCTGTTTGTAGCTGTTGAATAAAATGTCATggaagctaagctgctctctttcttaaaaccttcttcaaaataccagggttaccatgttaaatTTTGGTTTCTTAGTTTTTGAATGACCAAAATACTTACAGTTTACAATCCTATTGATAAATGAGAGAAGTAATATAGCAAAACAGATCCCTAGTTGAAGTTATTTTgatgcaacaaaaataaatagtattaattatcttttattaaataggGAAGCTTCCAATCATTGAGTATATCTAATAAccattaagttattaaaaacaaaGTGGAAAGTAATTTGACTCATGATCaaaattctagaaaaatataagaattataatttttgactcataacATCATAGCAAGGCCTAAAATGGCCAGTTTTGACAGAATTAAAATCCCTTTTACCCCACCACAATGTCAGTTTTTAATCTTCCCCAgtcgaaaatatatttgtgcaGTCGTCAAAATACATTAACCCTAAAACGagacattttaaattacatacttatgtatttaattaccCTATTAAAGGATTATAATCCATTAGATTTATGGACAATGAATCATAAATGACTGTGAGTTGcaggataattataattagaaaaataaatataaatgaaaaatctcCTAGGAAATGGTTATTAACTCGcgttttatacatttattattttcatcctttatgttaattaatttttcagtaTCTTACACCACTATGATATAAGTACATTAGAGTCAAGCGGTGTCTAAGCACTGTCTAGAAAGGACTAAAAATTCTTTTAGTAAtgctaaaaaattgtatttttatatgaagttaaatataatagaagaagaaaaaataaatccattattattcCAATGGATGGCTACAGTATTGTGTATCTCACActgtataaatgtaaattttttaggcTAAATATTGGTCCGTCATAAGATGTTTTTTCGATGTAGACCGATTTAGAAAGACATTTCGTTCCAAACTGAGATCTCAGTCTTTAGACAGAAATTTGATCTTTTCCAAATTGTTAAAGAATTTTTTCCGGttcaatctatggaccgattttctcctCCATActaatttatgagttgtacaaatatgattttgtaACCTATTTTACTTCATGTTACGTTATTTTAGGTGGtatgtgaagaaaaaattattatatgtatataagtttagaaataaataaatagggacAACTGTTGACTGCAGTCCTCAAAACCAATTAATATAATAGGTAAAGTAAAACAGTTTTGAgcgtttttttgctttattttgacaatataacAAGTATCCATTTAGATGgtttcaaatgatttttgggCTAAATTTCAGTTCCTTGTCAATGGAATAAGAGCTCAAATGATGGTctcaaatttctctttttttacttctattttggAACGTTTTAACACACacctggcttcaccaaacacaaacctgtaaattaactttttttaagtgtaggattaactttcaaatactttaagcttattttaatgcaatgtattacttgtgagatatagctcacaaAATACATCTAACGAAAATgccaaactttttaattaacataatatatgttcacaattttgaaacacgaCTGACATACCCGACAGTTCATTTAGATAATATGTCCAGACAGAACTTTGAATGAGATCGAtcctaccaatatttttaatagactgATCCagatcgaattttttttttgtacctatcTAGACAAAATGTTTCTTTGAGTCGGGTTCAGGCTCAACTTCCTTAAAGGGCCTATTAagttcggtccactaaaaatatgtctggattttattactaaaatctaACACTATTATTGAATCAAAagcattttaaatagaaaatttagaGTACTTTTGATGTGGATAATACTATAATTGAATGTTGATACATCAATGATGAAATTTTACGAcctttttgatgaaattaacCCATTGATAAGTATTCTGTTGcagattataaggtttaaatGCCCAAAGTTATATAACTCGtcagtatatattaataaagtaaagtgtGATTGTCTGTAGACGTCTAATTTTTGAGCTTGTGCTTAATTTCTTAGGAGTAGGTGACTTcttaatctaataaataacaatgtagcaacgagcacGTGTGACTCTCAGCGCaccatatctaaaaaaaataaaaataaaggagtacatacttatattattaaagcaaagttttttctgcctgtcgacgcctaataaatTCTGACTACATACCTGAATGAATAGTGGGTAATTTAAATGAAGGATGAGTGTATTCAATAAATTCTAATGAGATGTAGAAAGTGTAACTTGCATAAAAAGTTGCACTTGTACaaataatatacctatacatatatacattgcCACTAGAcaataaagtgatttttttttgttataaataatctttttgaaaaaaacaattgtaatattttttaatcattgtaatctaatctataaaaacatatttcataaaaaacgtTATATGACACATTCAAACACCCAGAAATAGGATTTTTATAGTGTTTCgtcacttttttcaaaatttaatcaatttagtGCACAGGTTAAATATTAGTAttagaattttgatttttgagcaaattttttgcccaaaatgataaaagaaatgtatttttaatttttgaaaaatgagcttccaaaatatccaaattgagctatttgtttttaaaaaagaatacacatttttcataataatttcgtgttgttttatatttaatataatttatttataaatttcgcTATATTATATCGACAATTCAAGATTTTATACAGATTTTCTTACGTTCATTTTTGCCTTtgatcagtattggtagttttaagcATACTAAAAGACGTCCACATTAGTATTTGAAGTTGGTGAGATAttcaggagtcttgttagaCGGAGGTATCTCGTCATCGCCCTCACTGCTATTATGTACAACTTGTTGCATAAATGGAAAATCAGAATTTGGCAGTATGTTGCCAAGTTCATCCTTCCTAAATTGGCTATTGTCAGAATCTAGCTCTCTCACATATCCGATCGTGTAATCAATCATAACCCTGATTTCATTGTCATTATTATCCCCCCGAAAAAAatgggtaaattttttttagcatttcttttctaaaaaagaggGCATTCGTTGTGGAAAAACATAGACCCCCCGCCCTAGATAAAATCTGTGGACACctctgaatatatatacatattttacctcAAAAAAGAAAGCTTAATCAAGGAGATGATTTCATCAGATAATCATGTAAAGTTATTATGTGATCTAATAAGAACCCACActtcctatatttattttataccagATTAGAAATATGAgctattttcatacaaaaatggcaaattgagcagtttaaaaaaaagaagaagtaaaagtGAGCAATTTTTTAGCGATTGAGCAATTGTTCACAAATCCTATGTCTTTttgttataattgaataaagtacCTCAgatatattcacatttttttttttttttttgggtaccTGTCTCCTCataatgtaaaaatgtatataatttgttcGTCAAAgtcaatcattttataaataactaaatatattttctttttcagacAAAGAGATCTACTATAATCAAGCAGCTGCCGTCACATTTCTCTGTCCAATGCGCTTCGACAAATATCCATTGGACTCCCACATCTGTAAATTCCGAGTGGGCTCAACAAATTTCAACATAAAGCGCATGCGTTTCGCCGAAACACTCTTAACATTTGATCCTACTCTTCGAAATACAATCCTTGATTACTCAATGAGTATGGATCTCCTACGAGAAGAAGATCGAATATTAGAATATGGAGCCCTTGGAAATTACTCAATCACCGGGATCGAAATCAATTTCATACGACATAAGTTGAAATATTTGTACGTATATTATCTGCCTTCAGGACTATTTGTTGTGGTCTCCTGGGCCAGTTTTCTCATTCCTCCCGAGATTGTTCCTGGACGAATGGCCATGCTCATTACGCTATTCCTCGTgttgattaatattttcaatattgtcACGACCAACTCGCCGAATGTGGAAGGGATGACTGCTATTGCAGCTTGGATGATTGggtgtattttctttgtttttggagCCTTGGGCGGCTATGCCTATCTCCtatggaagaagaagaaaagttgTCTCAAGAGAAAGCGTTTCCGGAAAATGTCCGAAGAAGAAGCAACGAATCGAACAAAAAATAAGGAGGAGTTTCGATCAAAAGTGGACGACATGTTCCTCGTGATGTTCCCCcttcttttcttcttattcAACTGTTTCTATTGGCCCCTCTGTCTCTCAAAGAGTGGGGATACAAAGTGACAAAAGCCAGGGGAGAGTGAAGATTTTGGAGGAGGAGATGAACTTTATACCAATTCGCGCTCCCCTGGTCTACCATTGGGAATCTATACTGATCATTGGCAAAATGAGCTTCTCAAAAGCTATGCTAAAAGGTGTAACGGATCCCCTGCCTGCTCAAGGGACGAACAAGGAATATTTGGGATTTCATGATAATATCCTAATCAGCACCTTAATGAAGACGTAAAATTTGGGGCTTTCAACTTTTTGAATGCCCCACATCTTagtcaaattaaaagaaaaatggaaatcaTTCCTTATATGGtcaataaatattccaaaatacagCATACTTCTTTATTTGGTAGAAAATCGTTTTGGTAGACATGTTTCtcagctataaaatatattagtccAATTtcgtttggtttttttttgtagctaatttgtgatcatattatattttgatctttcctCATCTAAATTTCCttacgttattttttatttctcctcAATTGGTAAACATTagaattaacttttcttttgtgGCTTAGAAAAATGCCtatcaaaatgttttatgtaaaatatagaaacatactatatttaatagttactacccaactaaataatatttgccAGTTCTCAAATTCACTCCGTGATGTGGGACCTACAGATGCTATCGTAGAGCAATGAAACTTTTAATAGGTGATTTCTGCATTCGTCGTCATcagcttttgaaaaaagttgaactaCCTTACAAGTATATTAATagatagtcatttttttttcttgttttactttttatgttcaATGATactagataataatat
The Lepeophtheirus salmonis chromosome 10, UVic_Lsal_1.4, whole genome shotgun sequence DNA segment above includes these coding regions:
- the LOC121125739 gene encoding glutamate-gated chloride channel subunit beta, which codes for MNLLHLFALILLSAGFSHQEELKCVSGFCLPRNYEKLESPKPLKTTTIHVEVDVMDVLNVNDKEFSVTLSMYFSVRWEEPRLITNHSRPHVSGEMTPIDLEFLHHLWVPNIFIYDLRSFNTLNVLKKLAGVWISEDKEIYYNQAAAVTFLCPMRFDKYPLDSHICKFRVGSTNFNIKRMRFAETLLTFDPTLRNTILDYSMSMDLLREEDRILEYGALGNYSITGIEINFIRHKLKYLYVYYLPSGLFVVVSWASFLIPPEIVPGRMAMLITLFLVLINIFNIVTTNSPNVEGMTAIAAWMIGCIFFVFGALGGYAYLLWKKKKSCLKRKRFRKMSEEEATNRTKNKEEFRSKVDDMFLVMFPLLFFLFNCFYWPLCLSKSGDTK